Proteins from a genomic interval of Stenotrophomonas maltophilia R551-3:
- the hslU gene encoding ATP-dependent protease ATPase subunit HslU translates to MSKIEVSSATMTPREIVQELDRHIVGQHDAKRAVAIALRNRWRRMQLVPELRNEVMPKNILMIGPTGVGKTEIARRLATLANAPFVKVEATRFTEVGYVGKDVEQIIRDLADTAVKLYREQAKVRVRTQAEERAEDRILDALLPRRSGGIGFDPEVARNEPSAQDNETRIKFRKMLRNGELDDREIELDLAANVSMDIMTPPGMEEMGQQLKSMFANLGGGAKAHKRTLAIKAARPLLIEEEAGKLVNEDDIRTAAIEACEQHGIVFIDEIDKVAKRGDNVGGGDVSREGVQRDLLPLVEGSNVSTKYGTIKTDHILFIASGAFHLAKPSDLIPELQGRFPIRVELGALSKNDFVRILTEPKAALTKQYEALLATEGVKVSFTADAIDRLAEIAFQVNERQENIGARRLHTVLERLLDSLSYEAPDRDGETLVIDSAYVDTHLGELVQDPDLSRYIL, encoded by the coding sequence ATGTCGAAGATCGAAGTTTCCTCCGCCACCATGACCCCGCGCGAGATCGTGCAGGAGCTGGACCGGCATATCGTGGGCCAGCACGACGCCAAGCGCGCGGTGGCCATCGCCCTGCGCAACCGCTGGCGCCGCATGCAGCTGGTGCCTGAGCTGCGCAATGAAGTGATGCCGAAGAACATCCTGATGATCGGCCCGACCGGCGTCGGCAAGACCGAGATCGCACGCCGCCTGGCCACGCTGGCCAACGCGCCGTTCGTCAAGGTCGAAGCAACCCGCTTCACCGAAGTCGGCTACGTCGGCAAGGACGTCGAGCAGATCATCCGTGACCTGGCCGATACCGCAGTGAAGCTTTACCGCGAACAGGCCAAGGTGCGCGTGCGTACCCAGGCCGAAGAACGCGCCGAAGACCGCATCCTCGATGCGCTGCTGCCGCGTCGTAGTGGCGGCATCGGTTTCGATCCGGAAGTGGCGCGCAACGAGCCGTCGGCACAGGACAACGAGACCCGCATCAAGTTCCGCAAGATGCTGCGCAATGGCGAGTTGGACGATCGCGAGATCGAGCTGGACCTGGCCGCCAACGTCAGCATGGACATCATGACCCCGCCGGGCATGGAGGAAATGGGCCAGCAGCTGAAGTCGATGTTCGCCAACCTCGGCGGCGGCGCCAAGGCGCACAAGCGCACGCTGGCCATCAAGGCCGCGCGTCCGCTGCTGATCGAAGAAGAAGCCGGCAAGCTGGTCAACGAGGACGACATCCGTACCGCGGCGATCGAAGCCTGCGAGCAGCACGGCATCGTCTTCATCGACGAGATCGACAAGGTCGCCAAGCGTGGTGACAACGTGGGTGGTGGCGACGTCTCGCGCGAAGGCGTGCAGCGCGACCTGCTGCCACTGGTGGAAGGTTCCAACGTGTCCACCAAGTACGGCACGATCAAGACCGACCACATCCTGTTCATTGCCTCCGGCGCATTCCATCTGGCCAAGCCCAGCGACCTGATTCCCGAGCTGCAGGGTCGTTTCCCGATCCGCGTCGAGCTGGGTGCGCTGAGCAAGAACGACTTCGTGCGCATCCTGACCGAGCCGAAGGCCGCGCTGACCAAGCAGTACGAAGCGCTGCTGGCCACCGAGGGCGTCAAGGTCAGTTTCACCGCCGATGCCATCGATCGCCTGGCCGAGATCGCTTTCCAGGTGAACGAACGCCAGGAGAACATCGGTGCCCGCCGCCTGCACACCGTGCTGGAGCGGCTGCTGGATTCGCTCAGCTACGAAGCGCCGGACCGTGATGGCGAGACCCTGGTGATCGACAGCGCCTACGTCGATACGCACCTGGGCGAGCTGGTGCAGGATCCGGACCTGAGCCGCTACATCCTGTAA
- the hslV gene encoding ATP-dependent protease subunit HslV, with protein MDPSQNPNVFHATTIVCVRRGEHVAIAGDGQVTLGHTVMKGNARKVRRLGRDGQVLAGFAGAAADAFTLFELFEAKLEKHGQLQRAAVELAKDWRTERRLGKLEALLAVADKETSLIISGTGDVIEPEDGIIAIGSGGSYALSAARALMAHTELDARTIASEAIGIAGDICIYTNRNVVVEEL; from the coding sequence ATGGACCCCAGTCAGAATCCCAACGTTTTCCACGCCACCACCATCGTCTGCGTCCGTCGCGGCGAGCATGTGGCCATTGCCGGCGACGGCCAGGTCACGCTGGGCCACACCGTGATGAAGGGCAATGCGCGCAAGGTGCGCCGCCTTGGCCGTGACGGCCAGGTGCTGGCCGGCTTCGCCGGTGCCGCCGCCGATGCCTTCACCCTGTTCGAGCTGTTCGAGGCCAAGCTGGAAAAGCACGGCCAGCTGCAGCGCGCTGCGGTCGAGCTGGCCAAGGATTGGCGCACCGAGCGCCGTCTGGGCAAGCTCGAAGCCCTGCTGGCGGTGGCCGACAAGGAAACCTCGCTGATCATCAGCGGCACCGGTGATGTGATCGAGCCGGAGGACGGCATCATCGCCATCGGTTCCGGTGGTTCCTATGCACTGTCGGCCGCCCGCGCGCTGATGGCGCACACCGAACTGGATGCGCGCACCATCGCCAGTGAAGCGATCGGCATTGCCGGCGACATCTGCATCTATACCAACCGCAACGTGGTGGTCGAGGAGTTGTGA
- a CDS encoding DUF3079 domain-containing protein: MAKPIPLHPKHPERICWGCDRYCAADALACGNGSGRTQHPIETQGEDWYIAWGIEPNPDRPSQAKR; this comes from the coding sequence ATGGCGAAGCCCATCCCGCTGCACCCCAAACACCCCGAGCGCATCTGCTGGGGCTGCGACCGCTACTGCGCGGCTGATGCGCTGGCCTGCGGCAATGGTTCCGGCCGCACCCAGCATCCGATCGAGACGCAGGGCGAGGACTGGTACATCGCCTGGGGCATCGAGCCGAATCCGGATCGGCCGTCGCAGGCAAAACGCTGA
- the xerC gene encoding tyrosine recombinase XerC: MSAVQAFLQHLQVERRMSAHTLDAYRRDLDALSVWAEPRGMAVEALDAETLRQFVADEHRRGLSAKSLQRRLSACRSFYAWLLKHGRIEVNPAATLKAPRAPRRLPQVLDADEAVQLVELEPEGELGRRDRALLELFYSSGLRLSEVCALTWRDLDFASGLVNVMGKGNRQRRVPFGRPAREALQAWRAESGGGPAMPVFPGRNGPISQRAVQIRIRQLAQRQGLFKHVHPHMLRHSFASHILESSGDLRGVQELLGHADIATTQIYTHLDFQHLAKVYDAAHPRAKRRSKDDKEG, encoded by the coding sequence ATGAGCGCGGTACAGGCCTTCCTGCAGCACCTGCAGGTGGAGCGGCGGATGTCGGCGCATACGCTCGATGCCTACCGCCGTGACCTGGACGCGCTGTCGGTGTGGGCCGAGCCGCGTGGCATGGCGGTGGAAGCACTCGATGCCGAAACGCTGCGCCAGTTCGTTGCCGACGAACACCGCCGCGGACTGTCGGCCAAGAGCCTGCAGCGCCGCTTGTCCGCCTGCCGCAGCTTCTATGCCTGGCTGCTCAAGCACGGCCGTATCGAGGTCAATCCGGCGGCGACGCTGAAGGCGCCACGCGCGCCACGCCGGCTGCCGCAGGTGCTCGATGCCGATGAAGCCGTGCAGCTGGTTGAACTGGAGCCCGAGGGTGAACTCGGCCGTCGTGATCGTGCGTTGCTGGAACTGTTCTATTCCTCCGGCCTGCGCCTGAGCGAAGTGTGTGCGTTGACCTGGCGCGACCTGGATTTTGCCAGCGGCCTGGTCAACGTGATGGGCAAGGGCAATCGCCAGCGCCGGGTGCCGTTCGGCCGGCCGGCGCGCGAAGCGCTGCAGGCATGGCGTGCGGAAAGTGGTGGTGGCCCGGCAATGCCGGTGTTTCCCGGCCGCAACGGGCCGATCAGCCAACGCGCGGTACAGATCCGCATCCGCCAGCTGGCGCAGCGCCAGGGCCTGTTCAAGCACGTGCATCCGCACATGCTGCGGCACAGTTTCGCCAGCCATATCCTGGAATCCTCCGGCGACCTGCGCGGCGTGCAGGAGCTGCTCGGCCACGCCGACATCGCCACCACCCAGATCTATACCCACCTTGATTTCCAGCACCTGGCCAAGGTCTACGACGCCGCGCATCCACGCGCCAAGCGCCGCAGCAAGGACGACAAGGAGGGGTAG
- a CDS encoding DUF484 family protein, with translation MTETVDKLGAHEVAAWLRRHPGFLKQFPDLALTLVVPRDDGPTASLASYQLEVLREKNRELARRLADLGATAQVNERLAVRTHQLTLALMKQDNAADTLRAMAASLQEDFAGDLVRLVVHTPVAGLEQADWLQVIAADDAQLGPFRDCLKDGEPICGRLQPEKNAVLYGVRSEEVQTTALLPLPGVGLIAVGSHDPNRFYPGMGTLFLRMMGDALVTGLKRFPG, from the coding sequence ATGACCGAAACCGTCGACAAGCTCGGGGCCCACGAAGTTGCTGCCTGGTTGCGGCGTCATCCCGGCTTCCTCAAGCAGTTCCCGGACCTGGCCCTGACCCTGGTGGTGCCCCGCGATGACGGCCCGACCGCGTCGCTGGCCAGCTACCAGCTGGAAGTGCTGCGCGAGAAGAACCGCGAGCTGGCGCGACGCTTGGCCGATCTGGGCGCAACCGCACAGGTCAACGAGCGTCTGGCGGTGCGTACGCACCAGCTGACCCTGGCGCTGATGAAGCAGGACAACGCCGCCGACACCCTGCGTGCGATGGCCGCCTCGCTGCAGGAAGACTTCGCCGGCGACCTGGTGCGGTTGGTGGTGCACACGCCGGTGGCAGGACTGGAACAGGCCGACTGGCTGCAGGTGATCGCCGCCGATGATGCGCAGCTCGGTCCGTTCCGCGATTGCCTGAAGGACGGCGAGCCGATCTGTGGCCGCCTGCAGCCGGAAAAGAACGCCGTGCTGTATGGCGTACGCAGCGAAGAAGTGCAGACCACCGCATTGCTGCCACTGCCGGGCGTAGGCCTGATCGCGGTCGGCAGTCATGACCCGAACCGCTTCTACCCGGGCATGGGCACGCTGTTCCTGCGCATGATGGGCGATGCGCTGGTCACCGGCCTGAAGCGCTTCCCGGGCTGA
- the dapF gene encoding diaminopimelate epimerase — MSKAGSKALRFSKMHGAGNDFVVIDLRDGTVPPTPELAARLADRHTGVGCDQILTIEAPRAEGSVASYRIWNADGSNSEQCGNGARCIAAWLVREGSAQGDAFVIDSPLASHQVKVLGDGHYAVTMGVPAFEPANVPLVGFAHPREEYLLPLQGETVRFAAVSMGNPHAVIEVGLIDAAPVERVGSLLQQHASFPRSVNVGFAQVMNPAHARLRVFERGVGETLACGSGACAAAVTLMQRGRLQRDARISLPGGDLRIQWPGDGQPVVMAGPTAFVFEGEWIA, encoded by the coding sequence ATGAGTAAGGCCGGGTCCAAGGCCCTGCGCTTCAGCAAGATGCATGGCGCAGGCAATGATTTCGTAGTGATCGACCTGCGTGACGGCACCGTGCCACCTACGCCCGAGCTGGCCGCGCGCCTGGCCGATCGCCACACCGGTGTCGGCTGCGATCAGATCCTGACCATCGAAGCGCCGCGTGCGGAAGGCTCGGTGGCTTCGTACCGGATCTGGAATGCCGATGGTTCCAATTCCGAACAGTGTGGCAACGGCGCGCGCTGCATCGCCGCCTGGCTGGTGCGCGAGGGCAGTGCACAGGGCGATGCGTTCGTCATCGACAGCCCGCTGGCCAGCCACCAAGTGAAGGTGCTGGGCGATGGCCACTACGCGGTGACCATGGGTGTGCCCGCGTTCGAGCCGGCCAACGTGCCGTTGGTGGGTTTCGCCCATCCGCGCGAGGAATACCTGCTGCCGCTGCAGGGCGAGACCGTGCGTTTTGCCGCCGTGTCGATGGGCAATCCGCACGCGGTGATTGAAGTCGGCCTGATCGATGCCGCACCGGTCGAGCGCGTCGGTTCGCTGCTGCAGCAGCATGCGTCGTTCCCGCGTTCGGTGAACGTGGGCTTCGCCCAGGTGATGAACCCCGCGCATGCACGCCTGCGCGTGTTCGAGCGCGGCGTTGGCGAAACCCTGGCCTGCGGCAGCGGTGCCTGTGCCGCTGCGGTGACCCTGATGCAGCGTGGCCGCCTGCAGCGCGATGCGCGCATCAGCCTGCCCGGTGGTGACCTCCGCATCCAGTGGCCGGGCGATGGCCAGCCGGTGGTAATGGCCGGCCCGACCGCATTCGTCTTCGAAGGGGAGTGGATCGCATGA
- the lptM gene encoding LPS translocon maturation chaperone LptM: MKIPHRNAILIPLAAASLLLLAACGNKGPLVLPQKPVPVEELVEPVAEPANEATPAETQGTGTPATTVDPAAPTTQPAPAPAKKVGSGNE, encoded by the coding sequence ATGAAGATCCCCCATCGAAACGCCATCCTGATTCCGCTGGCAGCGGCTTCGCTGCTGCTCCTCGCCGCCTGCGGCAACAAGGGCCCGCTGGTACTGCCGCAGAAGCCGGTGCCGGTGGAAGAACTGGTCGAACCGGTTGCCGAGCCCGCCAACGAGGCGACTCCGGCGGAGACCCAGGGCACCGGCACCCCGGCCACGACCGTGGACCCGGCCGCGCCGACGACCCAGCCGGCGCCTGCGCCCGCGAAGAAGGTGGGCAGCGGGAATGAGTAA
- a CDS encoding YbaN family protein, protein MSQPDPPVAKASSAPVRPVRFRWAWWLLAYVSLGTGIVGIFVPGLPTTVFILISAWAASRGSERLHNWLLQHPRFGPAIANWQAHGAVSRYGKWMATITMAVCAGIMLWCVPIAWVKWFSIGSMTVVAIWLWTRPLPPPE, encoded by the coding sequence ATGAGCCAGCCCGACCCACCTGTTGCCAAAGCATCGTCCGCGCCGGTCCGGCCGGTACGTTTCCGCTGGGCCTGGTGGCTGCTGGCGTACGTCAGCCTCGGCACCGGCATCGTCGGCATCTTCGTGCCAGGCCTGCCGACCACCGTATTCATCCTGATCTCGGCCTGGGCTGCCTCGCGTGGTTCCGAGCGCCTGCACAACTGGTTGCTGCAACATCCGCGCTTCGGCCCGGCCATCGCCAACTGGCAGGCGCATGGCGCGGTCAGCCGCTATGGCAAGTGGATGGCCACGATCACCATGGCGGTGTGCGCCGGCATCATGCTGTGGTGCGTGCCGATCGCCTGGGTGAAGTGGTTCTCGATCGGCAGCATGACCGTGGTGGCGATCTGGTTGTGGACCCGGCCGCTGCCACCACCCGAATAG
- a CDS encoding S9 family peptidase gives MKSTLCLLLASLMTTTATAATPPVPPDAAKHPHVVKAPFGATRNDDYYWLRDDKRENKDMLAYLQAENAYADQLLAPLKPLEDSLYKEIVGRIKQDDSSVPARERGYWYYSRYETGQDYPIHARRKGAMEAPEEILLDVNALAAGKGYFSVGSMEVSQDNQLLAWADDDVGRRQYTIRFKDLRTGQVLPDVISGSSGDLVWADDNRTVLYVENDPETLLTVRVKKHVLGTPASADTVVYEEKDDSFYMGLGRTRDDRFITIGVHSTVSSEERYAPAGDPTTFTVLAPRQRDVEYDADHYDGRWVIRTNDGAKNFKLVTAPTDATSRSQWQDWIAHDAAVFIEGFELFDTYTAIAERSEGLERIRLLFKDGRSDYVKADEPAYSMGLGDNTEADTPWLRYVYTSMTTPTTVFELNTATGERRQLKQQPVIGYDVSKYETDRVWITARDGVKVPVSLVYRKGYQKDGKGALFQYAYGSYGMSMDPYFNQTAVSLLDRGVVYAIAHIRGGQEMGRDWYETGKLLHKQNTFNDFIDVTRGLVAQGWAAKDRVAASGGSAGGLLMGAVANQAPQDYRVMVAQVPFVDVVTTMLDPTIPLTTNEYDEWGNPEQKPYYDYMLSYSPYDNVKKQAYPALFVGTGLWDSQVQYWEPAKWVAKLRDDNTGHLPILFRTNMEAGHGGKSGRFQRYRELSESYAFVLQQLGIQGPAGAAAAE, from the coding sequence ATGAAATCCACCCTCTGCCTGTTGCTTGCCAGCCTGATGACCACCACCGCTACCGCAGCCACTCCGCCCGTTCCGCCGGATGCCGCCAAGCATCCGCACGTGGTCAAGGCGCCGTTCGGCGCGACCCGCAACGACGACTATTACTGGCTGCGCGACGACAAGCGCGAGAACAAGGACATGCTGGCCTACCTGCAGGCCGAGAATGCCTATGCCGACCAGCTGCTGGCACCGCTGAAGCCACTGGAAGACTCCCTGTACAAGGAGATCGTCGGCCGCATCAAGCAGGACGATTCCAGCGTGCCGGCGCGTGAGCGCGGCTACTGGTACTACAGCCGCTACGAGACCGGCCAGGACTACCCCATCCATGCGCGCCGCAAGGGTGCGATGGAAGCGCCCGAAGAGATCCTGCTCGACGTCAATGCACTGGCCGCCGGCAAGGGTTACTTCAGTGTCGGCTCGATGGAGGTCAGCCAGGACAACCAGCTGTTGGCCTGGGCCGATGATGACGTCGGCCGCCGCCAGTACACCATTCGCTTCAAGGACCTGCGCACCGGCCAGGTGCTGCCCGATGTGATCAGCGGCAGCTCCGGTGATCTGGTCTGGGCCGACGACAACCGCACCGTGCTGTACGTCGAAAATGATCCGGAAACGCTGTTGACCGTGCGCGTGAAGAAGCACGTGCTGGGCACCCCGGCCAGCGCCGACACCGTCGTCTACGAAGAGAAGGACGACAGTTTCTACATGGGCCTCGGCCGCACCCGCGACGACCGCTTCATCACCATCGGCGTGCACAGCACCGTGTCCTCGGAAGAGCGCTACGCACCGGCCGGTGATCCGACCACCTTCACCGTGCTTGCGCCGCGCCAGCGCGATGTCGAGTATGACGCCGACCACTACGATGGCCGCTGGGTGATCCGCACCAACGACGGTGCGAAGAACTTCAAGCTGGTCACCGCGCCCACCGATGCGACCTCGCGTTCGCAGTGGCAGGACTGGATCGCGCACGACGCCGCGGTGTTCATCGAAGGCTTCGAACTGTTCGATACCTACACCGCCATCGCCGAACGTTCCGAAGGCCTGGAGCGCATCCGCCTGCTGTTCAAGGATGGCCGCAGCGATTACGTGAAGGCTGATGAGCCGGCGTATTCCATGGGCCTGGGCGACAACACCGAGGCCGATACACCGTGGCTTCGTTACGTCTACACCTCGATGACCACCCCGACTACGGTGTTCGAGCTGAACACTGCCACAGGCGAGCGCCGTCAGCTGAAGCAGCAGCCGGTGATCGGCTATGACGTATCGAAGTACGAAACCGACCGTGTGTGGATCACCGCACGTGACGGGGTCAAGGTGCCGGTGTCGCTGGTCTACCGCAAGGGCTACCAGAAGGATGGCAAGGGCGCGCTGTTCCAGTACGCCTACGGCAGCTACGGCATGTCGATGGACCCGTACTTCAACCAGACCGCGGTGAGCCTGCTCGATCGCGGCGTGGTGTATGCCATTGCGCATATCCGCGGCGGCCAGGAAATGGGCCGTGACTGGTACGAGACCGGCAAGCTGCTGCACAAGCAGAACACCTTCAACGATTTCATCGACGTCACCCGTGGCCTGGTGGCACAGGGTTGGGCGGCGAAAGATCGCGTGGCCGCCTCCGGTGGCAGTGCCGGAGGCCTGCTGATGGGCGCGGTGGCCAACCAGGCGCCGCAGGACTACCGGGTGATGGTGGCGCAGGTGCCGTTCGTCGACGTGGTCACCACCATGCTCGACCCGACCATTCCGCTGACCACCAACGAGTACGACGAGTGGGGCAACCCGGAGCAGAAGCCGTACTACGACTACATGCTGTCCTACTCGCCCTATGACAACGTGAAGAAGCAGGCCTACCCGGCGCTGTTCGTGGGCACCGGCCTGTGGGATTCGCAGGTGCAGTACTGGGAGCCGGCCAAGTGGGTGGCCAAGCTGCGTGACGACAACACCGGCCATCTTCCGATCCTGTTCCGCACCAACATGGAAGCCGGTCACGGTGGCAAGTCGGGGCGCTTCCAGCGCTACCGTGAGCTGTCCGAGTCATACGCTTTCGTGCTGCAGCAGCTGGGTATCCAGGGCCCGGCCGGCGCCGCTGCGGCGGAATGA
- a CDS encoding pyridoxal phosphate-dependent aminotransferase → MSTLPHTPGYSRRSHEIAPFHVMSLLARAQALEQAGHDVIHLEIGEPDFTTAEPVVRAGQAALAAGHTRYTAARGLPALRQAISGFYRSHYGLDIDPERILVTPGGSGALLLASSLLVDPGRHWLLADPGYPCNRHFLRLVEGGAQLVPVGPDTAYQLTPSLVEQHWNADSVGALVASPANPTGTVLSADELAALSKALQARGGHLVVDEIYHGLTYGLDAASVLQVDDNAFVLNSFSKYFGMTGWRLGWLVAPPAAVPDLEKLAQNLYISASSIAQHAALACFSAESMAIFEQRRQAFQQRRDFLLPALRELGFRIDVEPQGAFYLYADVSAFTDDAQAFCNHFLETEHVAFTPGLDFGFHRANQHVRLAYTQEVPRLQEAVARIARGLKRFR, encoded by the coding sequence ATGAGTACCCTGCCCCACACGCCGGGCTACAGCCGGCGCAGCCATGAAATCGCCCCGTTCCACGTGATGTCCCTGCTGGCCCGCGCACAGGCGCTGGAACAGGCCGGCCATGATGTGATCCACCTGGAGATCGGCGAACCGGACTTCACCACCGCCGAACCGGTCGTACGCGCCGGCCAGGCCGCACTGGCCGCCGGCCACACCCGCTATACCGCCGCGCGCGGCCTGCCGGCCCTGCGCCAGGCGATCAGCGGCTTCTATCGCAGCCACTATGGGCTGGACATCGATCCCGAACGCATCCTGGTCACGCCCGGCGGTTCCGGGGCGCTGCTGCTGGCCAGCAGCCTGCTGGTCGATCCCGGCCGCCACTGGCTGCTGGCCGACCCCGGCTACCCCTGCAACCGCCACTTCCTGCGCCTGGTGGAAGGCGGCGCGCAGCTGGTGCCGGTCGGCCCGGACACCGCCTACCAGCTCACTCCATCGCTGGTGGAACAGCACTGGAATGCCGACAGTGTCGGCGCGCTGGTGGCCTCACCCGCCAATCCGACCGGTACCGTGCTCTCCGCCGACGAACTGGCGGCGCTGTCGAAAGCCCTGCAGGCGCGTGGCGGCCATCTGGTAGTGGACGAGATCTATCACGGCCTGACCTACGGCCTCGACGCAGCCAGCGTGCTGCAGGTGGATGACAACGCGTTCGTGCTGAACAGCTTCTCCAAGTATTTCGGCATGACCGGTTGGCGACTGGGCTGGCTGGTGGCGCCGCCGGCGGCGGTGCCCGATCTGGAGAAGCTGGCGCAGAACCTGTACATCAGCGCGTCCAGCATCGCCCAGCACGCTGCGCTGGCCTGCTTCAGCGCGGAATCGATGGCGATCTTCGAGCAGCGCCGGCAGGCTTTCCAGCAGCGCCGCGACTTCCTGCTGCCGGCCCTGCGCGAGCTCGGCTTCCGCATCGACGTGGAGCCGCAGGGCGCGTTCTACCTGTACGCCGACGTCAGTGCATTCACCGATGACGCGCAGGCGTTCTGCAACCACTTCCTGGAAACCGAGCACGTGGCGTTCACCCCGGGCCTGGATTTCGGCTTCCACCGTGCCAACCAGCATGTGCGGCTGGCCTACACCCAGGAAGTGCCGCGGTTGCAGGAAGCGGTGGCGCGGATTGCGCGCGGGTTGAAACGATTCCGGTAG
- a CDS encoding prolyl oligopeptidase family serine peptidase, whose product MSRLASACLLAGMMTAASVGTAVAAEETDRYAWLEDVTGDKPLSWVKEQNAKSEGRLAQTPAFKQMETSIREVLDSDAKIPGVQKIGDYYYNFWKDKQHERGLWRRTTLAEYRKASPLWETVLDLDALNKAEGENWVWHGADCLRPDYSRCLIALSRGGADADVTREFDLSNKSWIKDGFFRPESKGGLNWIDRDTVFVYTDFGAGSMTTSGYPRVAKLWKRGTPMASASVVYEGKPEDMYIAAMHDDTPGFERNLVSRTLAFYNNEIYLRSDDGTLTKIDAPNSAEKGLHKQWLTLELRDAWTVGGKTYASGSLLATKLDDFLAGKRDFEVLFTPTATTSLAGASWTRNHLVLNVLDDVKNRLSVLTPGAKGWQKSAFVGAPAFGTLGVAAVDSNDSDAVWLTATDYLTPTTLALAEIGKAPEVLKTMPAFFDAKDKVIEQHFATSKDGTRVPYFVVHDKTMKLDGSNPTLLYGYGGFEISLTPNYSGGMGRAWLEKGGVYVVANIRGGGEYGPRWHQAALKQNRHKAYEDMAAVAQDLVTRKITSAKHLGVQGGSNGGLLTGNMLTQYPELFGAVVVQVPLLDMKRYSHLLAGASWMAEYGNPDTSDWEFIKTFSPYHLFDAKKTYPPVLFTTSTRDDRVHPGHARKMAAKMTDAGKDVTYYENIEGGHGGAANNAQAAHMSALAYSFLWERLGGK is encoded by the coding sequence ATGTCACGACTCGCTTCCGCCTGCCTGCTGGCCGGCATGATGACCGCTGCCTCGGTGGGGACCGCCGTGGCCGCTGAAGAAACCGATCGCTACGCCTGGCTGGAGGACGTCACCGGCGACAAGCCGCTGTCCTGGGTCAAGGAACAGAACGCCAAGTCCGAAGGGCGCCTGGCACAGACCCCTGCCTTCAAGCAGATGGAAACCAGCATCCGCGAGGTGCTCGACTCCGACGCCAAGATCCCCGGCGTGCAGAAGATCGGCGACTACTACTACAACTTCTGGAAGGACAAGCAGCACGAGCGCGGCCTGTGGCGGCGCACCACGCTGGCCGAATACCGCAAGGCCTCGCCGCTGTGGGAAACCGTGCTCGACCTGGACGCGTTGAACAAGGCCGAGGGTGAGAACTGGGTCTGGCACGGTGCCGACTGCCTGCGCCCGGACTACAGCCGCTGCCTGATCGCGCTGTCGCGCGGCGGCGCCGATGCCGATGTCACCCGTGAGTTCGACCTGTCCAACAAGTCCTGGATCAAGGACGGCTTCTTCCGTCCGGAATCGAAGGGCGGCCTGAACTGGATCGATCGCGACACCGTGTTCGTCTACACCGACTTCGGTGCCGGCTCGATGACCACCTCCGGCTACCCGCGCGTGGCCAAGCTGTGGAAGCGCGGCACGCCGATGGCTTCGGCCAGCGTGGTGTACGAAGGCAAGCCGGAAGACATGTACATCGCGGCGATGCACGATGACACCCCGGGCTTCGAGCGCAACCTGGTCAGCCGCACGCTGGCCTTCTACAACAACGAGATCTACCTGCGCAGCGACGACGGCACGCTGACCAAGATCGACGCGCCGAACTCGGCCGAGAAGGGCCTGCACAAGCAATGGCTGACCCTGGAGCTGCGTGACGCCTGGACCGTGGGCGGCAAGACTTATGCCTCCGGTTCGCTGCTGGCGACCAAGCTGGATGACTTCCTGGCCGGCAAACGCGATTTCGAGGTGTTGTTCACTCCGACCGCGACCACTTCGCTGGCCGGCGCTTCGTGGACCCGGAACCACCTGGTACTGAACGTGCTGGACGACGTCAAAAACCGCTTGTCGGTGTTGACTCCGGGCGCGAAGGGCTGGCAGAAGAGCGCGTTCGTCGGTGCACCGGCGTTCGGTACCCTCGGCGTGGCAGCAGTGGACAGCAACGACAGTGATGCGGTGTGGTTGACCGCCACCGACTACCTGACCCCGACCACGCTGGCACTGGCCGAGATCGGCAAGGCACCGGAAGTGCTCAAGACCATGCCGGCCTTCTTCGATGCCAAGGACAAGGTGATCGAACAGCACTTCGCTACCAGCAAGGATGGCACCCGCGTGCCGTACTTCGTGGTGCACGACAAGACGATGAAGCTGGACGGTTCCAACCCGACCCTGCTGTACGGCTACGGTGGCTTCGAGATCTCGCTGACCCCGAACTACTCCGGTGGCATGGGCCGCGCCTGGCTGGAGAAGGGCGGCGTGTACGTGGTCGCCAACATCCGTGGCGGTGGCGAGTACGGCCCGCGCTGGCACCAGGCGGCGCTGAAGCAGAACCGTCACAAGGCTTATGAAGACATGGCCGCCGTGGCGCAGGACCTGGTCACCCGCAAGATCACCTCGGCCAAGCACCTGGGTGTGCAGGGTGGCAGCAACGGTGGCCTGCTCACCGGCAACATGCTGACCCAGTACCCGGAGCTGTTCGGTGCGGTGGTGGTGCAGGTACCGCTGCTGGACATGAAGCGCTACAGCCACCTGCTGGCGGGTGCCTCGTGGATGGCCGAGTACGGCAACCCGGACACCAGCGACTGGGAGTTCATCAAGACCTTCTCGCCGTACCATCTGTTCGACGCGAAGAAGACCTACCCGCCGGTGCTGTTCACCACCTCCACCCGCGATGATCGCGTGCACCCGGGCCACGCCCGCAAGATGGCAGCGAAGATGACCGACGCCGGCAAGGACGTGACCTACTACGAGAACATCGAAGGTGGCCACGGCGGTGCGGCCAACAATGCGCAGGCAGCGCACATGTCGGCGCTGGCCTACAGCTTCCTGTGGGAGCGGTTGGGCGGTAAGTGA